A stretch of the Streptomyces sp. NBC_00654 genome encodes the following:
- the ald gene encoding alanine dehydrogenase, giving the protein MKVGIPREVKNNEFRVAITPAGVHELVRHGHQVLVERNAGAGSSITDEEYVAAGARILPTADEVWAAADLLLKVKEPVAEEYHRLRKGQTLFTYLHLAASRECTDALLESGTTAIAYETVETANRALPLLAPMSEVAGRLAPQVGAYHLMRSAGGRGVLPGGVPGTAAGKAVVIGGGVSGWNATQIAVGLGFHVTLLDKDINKLREADKIFGTKVQTVVSNAFELEKAVVEADLVVGAVLIPGAKAPKLVTNELVAKMKPGSVLVDIAIDQGGCFEDSHPTTHAEPTFMVHNSVFYCVANMPGAVPNTSTYALTNATLPYIVELANRGWAEALRRDAALAKGLNTHDGQVVYREVAEAHELPHVELSTLLG; this is encoded by the coding sequence GTGAAGGTCGGCATCCCCCGCGAAGTCAAGAACAACGAGTTCCGGGTGGCGATCACCCCCGCCGGAGTGCATGAGCTCGTCCGTCACGGCCATCAGGTCCTCGTCGAGCGGAACGCCGGTGCGGGCTCCTCCATCACGGACGAGGAGTACGTCGCCGCGGGGGCGCGGATCCTGCCCACCGCCGACGAGGTGTGGGCCGCCGCCGACCTGCTGCTGAAGGTCAAGGAGCCGGTCGCCGAGGAGTACCACCGCCTCCGCAAGGGGCAGACCCTCTTCACCTACCTCCACCTCGCCGCCTCCCGCGAGTGCACGGACGCGCTGCTGGAGTCCGGCACCACCGCCATCGCGTACGAGACCGTGGAGACCGCGAACCGCGCGCTCCCGTTGCTCGCCCCGATGTCCGAGGTCGCCGGCCGGCTGGCCCCGCAGGTCGGCGCGTACCACCTGATGCGCTCGGCCGGTGGCCGCGGTGTGCTGCCGGGCGGTGTCCCGGGTACGGCGGCGGGCAAGGCCGTCGTCATCGGTGGCGGCGTCTCCGGCTGGAACGCCACCCAGATCGCCGTCGGTCTCGGCTTCCACGTCACGCTGCTCGACAAGGACATCAACAAGCTGCGTGAGGCCGACAAGATCTTCGGCACCAAGGTGCAGACGGTCGTCTCCAACGCCTTCGAGCTGGAGAAGGCCGTCGTCGAGGCCGACCTCGTCGTCGGTGCGGTGCTGATCCCCGGAGCGAAGGCGCCGAAGCTGGTCACCAACGAGCTTGTCGCCAAGATGAAGCCCGGAAGTGTACTTGTCGACATTGCAATTGATCAGGGCGGTTGCTTCGAGGACTCGCACCCGACGACGCACGCCGAGCCGACCTTCATGGTCCACAACTCGGTCTTCTACTGCGTCGCCAACATGCCCGGCGCGGTTCCGAACACCTCCACCTATGCCCTCACCAACGCCACGCTGCCGTACATCGTGGAGCTGGCGAACCGGGGCTGGGCCGAGGCGCTGCGCCGCGACGCCGCACTCGCCAAGGGCCTCAACACCCATGACGGGCAGGTCGTTTACCGTGAGGTGGCCGAGGCGCACGAGCTCCCGCACGTCGAGCTGAGCACCCTTCTCGGCTGA
- a CDS encoding tetratricopeptide repeat protein, which yields MTDQAVDTSGPARPAGTEEPSGAAPPQFFGRERELKALRADIERAGLDTLAGRKTPRSRVLLIAGRPGSGRSTLAAELARRLLATGDYPDGVLRAGLTDPGGERVPTERTARDLLGLLDLTAPPGADEDELSEMVREALAVRRVLLVLDDAVDAEQVDPLLPDSPDCLVVATATGPLTGIPDVRPCTIGGLDAGSAVRLLGRLIGQVRITVDPLTAEALSEECGGQPAALVLIGGWLAARPGASVADVAKRLHLLPDTGEPRPAGARPLARAFRLVHESLPQAAARILRFLALAPAGLADAHTASALAGCSVPAAQTTLDDFVRLGLLRSNGAQQPQYEVPGCLAPLLRALLEESDRPAEIQLARARMLERTVRRLQSCRAITEPESSAARRKLAGLPRSLRFPSAEDAAEWLRIRQPALLASARIAVEDGELDTLARRLVAALVRALAAHRGTEAAAPELYGLHGLVLDVAERRDLPRERAAALLNLADLDARTGRTEEALARYRAALDAGREAKDPYATGRAMESVGGAYAELGDFHRASDWYGRALAQRLTQGERADEARLYGRLGAVHTYAGRYGEALRNWRASASGHRRLGDLPAQARALSEAARVQEYAGRPQESLHTCREAVELARRAGDVRLQAALQLRLADTLDRLGDPAAAGLHRGAADRLLGEEGSAYEIRSATTEN from the coding sequence GTGACGGATCAGGCGGTGGACACCAGCGGCCCGGCCCGGCCTGCGGGGACCGAGGAGCCGTCCGGCGCCGCCCCACCCCAATTCTTCGGCCGGGAACGCGAGTTGAAGGCCCTCCGGGCCGACATCGAGCGGGCCGGTCTGGACACGCTGGCAGGCCGCAAGACACCGCGTTCCCGGGTCCTGCTGATCGCCGGGCGCCCGGGTTCCGGCCGCAGCACACTCGCCGCGGAACTGGCGCGGCGGCTCCTGGCCACCGGTGACTATCCCGACGGGGTGCTCCGGGCCGGGCTCACCGACCCCGGCGGCGAACGTGTGCCCACCGAGCGCACCGCCCGCGACCTCCTCGGCCTGCTCGACCTGACGGCCCCGCCCGGTGCAGACGAGGACGAACTCTCCGAGATGGTGCGCGAGGCCCTGGCCGTACGCCGGGTCCTGCTGGTGCTCGACGACGCCGTGGACGCCGAACAGGTGGACCCGCTGCTCCCGGACAGCCCGGACTGTCTGGTCGTCGCCACCGCGACGGGCCCGCTGACCGGCATCCCCGATGTGCGCCCCTGCACCATCGGCGGGCTCGACGCGGGCTCCGCCGTGCGGCTGCTCGGCCGTCTCATCGGCCAGGTCCGCATCACCGTCGACCCGTTGACCGCGGAGGCCCTCAGCGAGGAGTGCGGGGGACAGCCCGCGGCCCTGGTCCTGATCGGCGGCTGGCTCGCGGCCCGTCCCGGGGCCTCGGTCGCCGATGTCGCCAAGCGGCTGCACCTGCTGCCGGACACGGGGGAGCCGCGGCCGGCCGGGGCACGTCCGCTGGCCCGTGCCTTCCGCCTCGTCCACGAGTCCCTCCCGCAGGCCGCCGCCCGGATACTGCGATTCCTCGCGCTCGCGCCCGCCGGGCTCGCCGACGCCCACACCGCCTCCGCGCTGGCAGGCTGCTCGGTGCCGGCCGCCCAGACGACGCTGGACGACTTCGTACGGCTGGGACTGCTGCGGAGCAACGGTGCGCAGCAGCCCCAGTACGAGGTGCCCGGCTGCCTGGCCCCGCTGCTGCGGGCCCTGCTGGAGGAGTCCGACCGCCCGGCCGAGATCCAGCTGGCCAGGGCCAGGATGCTGGAGCGGACGGTGCGCCGGCTCCAGTCCTGCCGGGCGATCACCGAACCGGAGAGCTCCGCCGCCCGCCGCAAGCTCGCCGGACTGCCCCGCTCGCTGCGCTTCCCCAGCGCGGAGGATGCCGCCGAATGGCTGCGGATCCGCCAGCCGGCCCTGCTGGCCTCGGCCAGGATCGCCGTCGAGGACGGTGAACTCGACACCCTGGCCCGCAGGTTGGTGGCCGCGCTGGTGCGCGCGCTGGCCGCGCACCGGGGCACCGAGGCGGCCGCGCCCGAGCTGTACGGGCTGCACGGCCTGGTCCTGGACGTGGCCGAGCGCCGCGATCTGCCCCGGGAGCGGGCCGCCGCGCTGCTCAATCTCGCCGATCTGGATGCCAGGACCGGCCGGACCGAGGAGGCGCTGGCCCGCTACCGGGCCGCGCTGGACGCGGGACGGGAGGCGAAGGACCCGTACGCGACCGGACGCGCGATGGAATCCGTCGGCGGCGCCTATGCGGAGCTCGGGGACTTCCACCGGGCCTCCGACTGGTACGGCAGGGCGCTCGCCCAGCGCCTCACCCAGGGGGAGCGGGCGGACGAGGCGCGGCTGTACGGGCGGCTCGGTGCCGTGCACACGTACGCCGGGCGGTACGGGGAGGCGCTGCGGAACTGGCGGGCGTCGGCGTCCGGCCACCGCCGTCTCGGCGATCTGCCCGCCCAGGCGCGGGCGCTGAGCGAGGCCGCGCGGGTGCAGGAGTACGCGGGCCGGCCGCAGGAGTCGCTGCACACCTGCCGGGAGGCCGTCGAGCTGGCCCGGCGGGCCGGGGACGTGCGGCTTCAGGCGGCGCTTCAGCTCAGGCTGGCCGACACGCTGGACCGGCTCGGGGACCCGGCGGCGGCCGGGCTGCACCGGGGTGCAGCCGACAGATTGCTGGGCGAGGAAGGATCTGCCTACGAAATCCGTAGTGCCACGACTGAAAATTAA
- a CDS encoding NUDIX hydrolase, which yields MGFQDTPEEWQVTATVTPFTGNKTSVRTDDVVMPDGSVARRDYQVHPGSVAVLAIDEEDRVLVLRQYRHPVRQKLWEIPAGLLDIPGENPLHAAQRELYEEAHVKAEEWRVLTDVYTTPGGCDEAVRVFLARNLSEAEGERYAVSEEEADMEQARVPLTELVRGVLAGDLHNNCLVVGVLALTAALAGEGVDALRPAGAPWPARPFEA from the coding sequence ATGGGTTTCCAGGACACGCCCGAGGAGTGGCAGGTCACCGCGACCGTGACCCCCTTCACCGGCAACAAGACCAGCGTCCGCACCGACGACGTGGTCATGCCCGACGGCAGCGTCGCGCGCCGTGACTACCAGGTCCACCCCGGTTCCGTGGCCGTCCTCGCCATCGACGAGGAGGACCGGGTGCTCGTGCTGCGGCAGTACCGGCACCCGGTGCGCCAGAAGCTCTGGGAGATCCCGGCCGGACTGCTGGACATCCCCGGGGAGAACCCGCTGCACGCGGCCCAGCGGGAGCTGTACGAGGAGGCGCACGTCAAGGCCGAGGAGTGGCGGGTGCTGACCGACGTCTACACCACTCCCGGCGGCTGTGACGAGGCCGTACGTGTCTTTCTCGCCCGGAACCTCTCCGAGGCCGAGGGCGAGCGGTACGCGGTCTCCGAGGAGGAGGCCGACATGGAGCAGGCCAGGGTGCCGCTGACGGAGCTGGTACGCGGGGTGCTCGCCGGGGACCTGCACAACAACTGCCTGGTGGTGGGCGTGCTCGCGCTCACCGCGGCGCTCGCGGGCGAGGGTGTGGACGCACTCCGTCCGGCCGGGGCGCCCTGGCCGGCCCGGCCGTTCGAGGCCTGA
- a CDS encoding CTP synthase — translation MQPTSTTTKHIFVTGGVASSLGKGLTASSLGALLKARGLRVTMQKLDPYLNVDPGTMNPFQHGEVFVTNDGAETDLDIGHYERFLDVDLDGSANVTTGQVYSQVIAKERRGEYLGDTVQVIPHITNEIKHRIRRMATDDVDVVITEVGGTVGDIESLPFLETVRQVRHEVGRDNVFVVHISLLPYIGPSGELKTKPTQHSVAALRNIGIQPDAIVLRADRDVPTAIKRKISLMCDVDEAAVVACVDAKSIYDIPKVLHTEGLDAYVVRKLDLPFRDVEWTTWDDLLDRVHNPDHEVTVALVGKYIDLPDAYLSVTEAIRAGGFANKARVKVKWVASDDCKTPAGAAKQLADVDAICVPGGFGDRGVNGKIGAIQYARENKVPLLGLCLGLQCIVIEAARNLAEIPDANSTEFDAATSHPVISTMEEQLAYVEGAGDLGGTMRLGLYPAKLAEGSLVREAYDGQPYVEERHRHRYEVNNAYRAELEKKAGLVFSGTSPDNKLVEYVEYPREVHPYLVATQAHPELRSRPTRPHPLFAGLVKAAVERRLAARETGE, via the coding sequence ATGCAGCCCACATCCACGACGACCAAGCACATCTTCGTCACCGGGGGTGTCGCCTCCTCCCTCGGCAAGGGTCTGACTGCCTCCAGCCTGGGTGCCCTGCTCAAGGCGCGTGGCCTGCGGGTCACCATGCAGAAGCTCGACCCCTACCTCAACGTCGACCCCGGCACGATGAACCCCTTCCAGCACGGTGAGGTGTTCGTCACCAACGACGGCGCCGAGACCGACCTGGACATCGGCCACTACGAGCGCTTCCTCGACGTCGACCTCGACGGCTCGGCCAACGTCACCACCGGCCAGGTCTACTCCCAGGTCATCGCCAAGGAGCGGCGCGGCGAGTACCTCGGCGACACCGTCCAGGTCATTCCGCACATCACCAACGAGATCAAGCACCGCATCCGCCGCATGGCCACCGACGACGTCGATGTCGTCATCACGGAGGTCGGCGGCACGGTCGGCGACATCGAGTCGCTGCCCTTCCTGGAGACCGTCCGCCAGGTCCGCCACGAGGTCGGCCGCGACAACGTCTTCGTCGTGCACATCTCGCTGCTGCCCTACATCGGTCCCTCCGGCGAGCTGAAGACCAAGCCCACCCAGCACTCCGTCGCGGCGCTGCGCAACATCGGTATTCAGCCGGATGCCATCGTGCTGCGCGCCGACCGTGACGTCCCCACCGCCATCAAGCGCAAGATCTCGCTGATGTGCGACGTGGACGAGGCCGCCGTGGTGGCCTGCGTGGACGCCAAGTCGATCTACGACATCCCGAAGGTGCTCCACACCGAGGGCCTGGACGCCTACGTCGTGCGCAAGCTCGACCTGCCCTTCCGCGACGTCGAGTGGACCACCTGGGACGACCTGCTGGACCGGGTCCACAACCCCGACCACGAGGTCACCGTCGCGCTCGTCGGCAAGTACATCGACCTGCCGGACGCCTACCTCTCGGTCACCGAGGCCATCCGCGCCGGCGGCTTCGCCAACAAGGCCCGGGTCAAGGTCAAGTGGGTCGCCTCCGACGACTGCAAGACCCCGGCGGGTGCCGCGAAGCAGCTCGCCGACGTCGACGCGATCTGCGTACCCGGCGGCTTCGGCGACCGCGGTGTCAACGGCAAGATCGGCGCCATCCAGTACGCCCGTGAGAACAAGGTGCCGCTGCTCGGCCTCTGCCTGGGCCTCCAGTGCATCGTGATCGAGGCGGCGCGCAACCTGGCCGAGATCCCCGACGCCAACTCCACCGAGTTCGACGCCGCCACCTCCCACCCCGTCATCTCCACGATGGAGGAGCAGCTCGCCTACGTCGAGGGCGCGGGCGACCTGGGCGGCACCATGCGGCTCGGCCTCTACCCGGCCAAGCTCGCCGAGGGCTCGCTGGTGCGCGAGGCGTACGACGGCCAGCCGTACGTGGAGGAGCGTCACCGCCACCGCTACGAGGTCAACAACGCCTACCGCGCCGAGCTGGAGAAGAAGGCCGGACTGGTCTTCTCCGGCACCTCCCCGGACAACAAGCTCGTCGAGTACGTCGAGTACCCCCGCGAGGTGCACCCCTACCTGGTCGCCACCCAGGCGCACCCGGAGCTGCGCTCCCGCCCGACCCGCCCGCACCCGCTCTTCGCGGGTCTGGTGAAGGCGGCCGTCGAGCGCCGGCTGGCCGCCCGCGAGACGGGCGAGTAG
- a CDS encoding glycoside hydrolase family 15 protein gives MAGRIEDYALIGDMQTAALVCRDGTADWLCLPRFDSHAVFAGLLGTEEHGFWRLGPARAEGAEPPSADRRRYRGESLILESEWDTPRGTVRVTDFMPPRDGAPQLIRIVEGVSGRVPMRSELRMRFSYGRVTPWVHKVDSRTVAVAGPDSVWLDTEADTYGKNLTTYSDFTVAPGDRITFTISWQPSHHQPPALPDPEGSLEATELFWHDWVEQCTYHGPYREAVVRSLITLKALTYAPTGGIVAAPTTSLPEEIGGVRNWDYRYTWLRDAAITLSSLLRTGYREEARAWREWLLRAVAGDPENLQIMYGIAGERELGEAELDWLPGYENSGPVRVGNGAANQLQLDVYGEVTEALHLAHMTGLTRNDYAMGLQLKLIEYLEKHWFEPDEGIWEVRGPRRHFVHSKVMAWVAVDRTIKLIESGDAEGPLERWRELRDEIHRDVCERGYDKDRNTFTQSYGSKELDASLLLIPQMGFLPPDDKRVIGTIEAIQRELSTEDGFVLRYPTSGEDAGVDGLAGDEGAFLACSFWLADDLAMIGRVDEARQLFEKLLSLRNDLGLLAEEWDSRLQRQVGNFPQAFSHVPLIDTALRLTASGAYVG, from the coding sequence GTGGCCGGGCGCATCGAGGATTACGCACTCATCGGAGACATGCAGACCGCCGCCCTGGTCTGCCGGGACGGCACAGCAGACTGGCTGTGCCTACCCCGCTTCGATTCGCACGCCGTCTTCGCAGGACTGCTGGGCACCGAGGAGCACGGCTTCTGGCGTCTGGGACCTGCGCGGGCGGAGGGAGCCGAGCCGCCGTCCGCGGACCGGCGCCGCTACCGCGGCGAATCCCTCATTCTGGAATCGGAGTGGGACACACCGCGCGGCACCGTACGCGTGACCGATTTCATGCCGCCGCGTGACGGCGCACCGCAGCTCATCCGGATCGTGGAGGGCGTCAGCGGCCGGGTGCCGATGCGCTCGGAGCTGCGCATGCGGTTCAGCTACGGCCGGGTGACCCCCTGGGTCCACAAGGTCGACTCCCGTACCGTCGCGGTGGCGGGCCCGGATTCCGTCTGGCTGGACACCGAGGCCGACACGTACGGCAAGAACCTGACGACGTACTCCGACTTCACCGTGGCACCCGGGGACCGGATCACGTTCACGATCAGCTGGCAGCCCTCGCACCACCAGCCGCCCGCGCTCCCGGACCCCGAGGGGTCCCTGGAGGCGACCGAGCTGTTCTGGCACGACTGGGTCGAACAGTGCACGTACCACGGGCCCTACCGGGAGGCCGTGGTCCGCTCGCTGATCACCCTCAAGGCCCTCACCTACGCGCCGACCGGCGGCATCGTGGCGGCCCCGACCACCTCGCTCCCGGAGGAGATCGGGGGCGTACGGAACTGGGACTACCGCTACACCTGGCTCCGCGACGCCGCCATCACCCTCTCCTCGCTGCTGCGCACCGGCTACCGCGAGGAGGCCCGCGCCTGGCGCGAGTGGCTGCTGCGCGCGGTGGCGGGCGACCCGGAGAACCTGCAGATCATGTACGGGATCGCGGGCGAGCGGGAGCTGGGCGAGGCCGAGCTGGACTGGCTGCCCGGCTACGAGAACTCCGGCCCGGTCCGGGTCGGCAACGGTGCGGCGAACCAGCTCCAGCTGGATGTCTACGGGGAGGTCACCGAGGCGCTGCACCTGGCACACATGACGGGCCTGACCCGCAACGACTACGCGATGGGGCTCCAGCTCAAGCTGATCGAGTATCTGGAGAAGCACTGGTTCGAGCCCGACGAGGGCATCTGGGAGGTGCGCGGGCCGCGCCGGCACTTCGTGCACTCCAAGGTGATGGCGTGGGTCGCGGTCGACCGCACGATCAAGCTGATCGAGTCCGGGGACGCCGAGGGGCCGCTGGAGCGGTGGCGCGAGCTGCGCGACGAGATCCACCGCGATGTCTGCGAGCGGGGCTACGACAAGGACCGCAACACCTTCACCCAGTCCTACGGGTCGAAGGAGCTGGACGCGTCCCTGCTGCTGATTCCGCAGATGGGCTTCCTGCCGCCGGACGACAAGCGCGTCATCGGCACGATCGAGGCGATCCAGCGTGAGCTCTCCACGGAGGACGGCTTCGTGCTGCGCTACCCCACGTCCGGCGAGGACGCGGGCGTGGACGGCCTGGCGGGCGACGAGGGGGCGTTCCTGGCCTGCTCGTTCTGGCTGGCCGACGACCTCGCGATGATCGGCCGGGTCGACGAGGCCCGCCAGCTCTTCGAGAAGCTGCTGTCCCTGCGCAACGACCTGGGCCTGCTGGCCGAGGAGTGGGACTCCCGGCTCCAGCGCCAGGTGGGCAACTTCCCGCAGGCGTTCAGCCATGTGCCGCTGATCGACACGGCACTGCGGCTGACGGCCAGCGGGGCGTACGTCGGCTGA
- a CDS encoding FAD-binding oxidoreductase, protein MTPRSSGDGPGGLSGLSGLRKDLTGDAFAPGDAGYDEARTVFNSMIDRRPAVVAQCVSPADVARALRFARDNGLEIAVRGGGHSVAGMSVSDGGLVVDLRRMHDVTVAPRAASAQVGGGATMSDLDRATQPYALATTGGRVSTTGVGGFTLSGGSGWLERKFGLACDSLLAAELVTADGESVRASAEENPDLFWALHGGGGNFGVATSLTLRLHPLPAMSIVFLLFRPDDGPAVLTAYRDLMESAPDEAGGACMYLTGPPEDFVPAHLVGQLTFAALLTWAGPEAEARAAAAPLLALPHEAEIVTGIPYADLQCMLDDPPGMRNYWSAEYLDAFPDAAVDTFCAAAGAMPVPSGSQHVLFPMGGAVARGPADHPLPWRAAPWAVHPFGVWESPDDDERGREWVHRVRDDFRSWASGAVYLNFIGHEGQARVVAGVGTDNYARLAAVKARYDPDNVFRLNHNIEPAAAGA, encoded by the coding sequence ATGACGCCCCGCAGCAGCGGTGACGGACCCGGCGGGCTCTCCGGGCTCTCCGGGCTCCGCAAGGATCTGACCGGCGACGCCTTCGCGCCCGGTGATGCCGGGTACGACGAGGCCCGTACCGTCTTCAACAGCATGATCGACCGCCGGCCCGCGGTCGTCGCCCAGTGCGTGTCCCCCGCGGACGTGGCACGGGCTCTCCGCTTCGCCCGCGACAACGGCCTGGAGATCGCCGTGCGCGGCGGCGGCCACAGCGTCGCCGGAATGTCCGTGAGCGACGGCGGCCTGGTGGTCGATCTGCGCCGGATGCACGACGTGACCGTGGCCCCGCGAGCGGCTTCGGCACAGGTCGGCGGCGGCGCCACCATGAGCGACCTGGACCGGGCGACCCAGCCGTACGCGCTGGCGACCACCGGCGGCCGGGTGTCCACCACCGGCGTGGGCGGATTCACCCTGAGCGGCGGCTCGGGCTGGCTGGAGCGCAAGTTCGGGCTGGCCTGCGACAGCCTGCTGGCCGCAGAACTGGTCACGGCCGACGGCGAGAGCGTACGGGCCAGTGCCGAGGAGAACCCCGACCTCTTCTGGGCGCTGCACGGCGGCGGCGGAAACTTCGGCGTGGCCACCTCACTGACCCTGAGGCTGCACCCGCTGCCCGCGATGAGCATCGTGTTCCTGCTGTTCCGCCCGGACGACGGCCCCGCTGTCCTCACCGCCTACCGGGACCTGATGGAGTCGGCCCCCGACGAGGCGGGCGGGGCGTGCATGTACCTGACCGGGCCGCCCGAGGATTTCGTCCCCGCGCATCTCGTCGGACAGCTGACCTTCGCGGCGCTGCTGACCTGGGCGGGCCCGGAGGCCGAGGCCCGTGCGGCGGCCGCTCCGCTGCTCGCCCTCCCCCACGAGGCCGAGATCGTCACCGGGATTCCGTACGCGGATCTCCAGTGCATGCTCGACGACCCGCCGGGGATGCGGAACTACTGGTCCGCCGAATACCTGGACGCGTTCCCCGATGCCGCCGTGGACACCTTCTGCGCCGCCGCCGGAGCGATGCCCGTCCCCTCCGGCTCCCAGCACGTCCTGTTCCCCATGGGCGGAGCCGTCGCCCGGGGCCCCGCCGACCACCCGCTGCCCTGGCGTGCCGCTCCCTGGGCCGTCCACCCCTTCGGCGTCTGGGAGAGCCCGGACGACGACGAGCGGGGCCGTGAATGGGTCCACCGGGTCCGCGACGACTTCCGGTCCTGGGCGAGCGGCGCCGTGTACCTCAACTTCATCGGCCATGAGGGCCAGGCCCGCGTCGTCGCCGGTGTGGGCACGGACAACTACGCCAGGCTCGCGGCGGTGAAGGCGCGGTACGACCCGGACAACGTGTTCCGTCTCAATCACAACATCGAGCCCGCCGCCGCCGGCGCATGA
- a CDS encoding PucR family transcriptional regulator produces MESQGGITVRRALELPGLRGGLPEVVAGAERLNRTVRWVHAGEVPNIASLLKGGELLLTTGLGLGTRPAEQRAFVRRLADRGIAALVVELGPRFSRLPASIVDAARTAGLPLVQLHREVPFVAVTEEVHTEIVNGHYALLQQAEEVHRRCTQALLGGGGVPQVLGILADFTANPVFLETPDGQLLYAAGTGTGPVGADPLQVWDGMRGGRAARETPPAGAVLVDVPGGGPGAGSVRARLVLLAVSGPLVTVHRMAAERAAGILAVVLMQARQEEELAARGRGDFLTDLAEGRIAPEDAPAQARVLGFKPGDTPLLPVVMRLAPELSPSGNWALLARAVLEELSSVGVPVLLGVRPVEGRVPLLLGLRSESERAAVADRVATALRAGVERAGLERAGAGAHPPVVVVGVPGGWAAAGAGLRHAAETAAAAQGLSDRPWYDARRLDIDLLLWRLRDHPDLAAFVDRAIGPLRDHDRTSRPPLLPTLEAYLAHAGRKAETARELHLNRQTLYNRLARIGELLGTDLDDPQTVLALSLALRARRHAG; encoded by the coding sequence GTGGAGAGCCAAGGCGGAATCACCGTCCGACGCGCGCTGGAACTGCCCGGCCTGCGCGGCGGGCTCCCGGAGGTGGTGGCCGGTGCCGAGCGGCTGAACCGTACGGTGCGCTGGGTGCACGCGGGCGAGGTGCCGAACATCGCCTCACTGCTCAAGGGCGGCGAGCTGCTCCTCACCACCGGTCTGGGGCTCGGTACCCGGCCGGCCGAGCAGCGGGCGTTCGTCCGCAGGCTCGCCGACCGCGGCATCGCCGCCCTCGTGGTCGAGCTGGGCCCGCGCTTCAGCAGGCTGCCCGCCTCCATCGTGGACGCGGCGCGCACGGCCGGGCTGCCCCTGGTCCAGCTGCACCGCGAGGTGCCGTTCGTCGCGGTGACCGAGGAGGTGCACACCGAGATCGTCAACGGGCACTACGCGCTGCTCCAGCAGGCCGAGGAGGTGCACCGGCGCTGTACGCAGGCGCTGCTCGGCGGCGGTGGCGTACCGCAGGTCCTCGGGATCCTGGCGGACTTCACCGCCAACCCGGTCTTCCTCGAAACGCCCGACGGCCAGCTCCTGTACGCGGCCGGCACCGGTACCGGCCCGGTCGGCGCCGACCCCCTCCAGGTCTGGGACGGCATGCGCGGCGGCCGGGCGGCCCGCGAGACACCGCCGGCCGGCGCGGTCCTGGTGGATGTGCCGGGCGGCGGCCCGGGTGCCGGTTCGGTGCGGGCGAGGCTGGTGCTGCTCGCCGTGTCCGGCCCGCTCGTGACGGTGCACCGCATGGCGGCGGAGCGGGCGGCGGGCATCCTCGCCGTCGTCCTGATGCAGGCCCGGCAGGAGGAGGAGCTGGCGGCCCGCGGCCGGGGCGACTTCCTCACCGACCTCGCGGAGGGCCGGATCGCCCCGGAGGACGCGCCCGCGCAGGCCCGTGTGCTCGGCTTCAAGCCCGGCGACACCCCGCTGCTGCCGGTCGTGATGCGGCTGGCCCCGGAGCTGTCCCCCTCGGGCAACTGGGCGCTGCTGGCCCGCGCGGTGCTGGAGGAGCTGTCCTCCGTGGGCGTGCCGGTACTGCTCGGGGTGCGTCCCGTGGAGGGCCGGGTGCCGCTGCTGCTGGGCCTGCGCTCGGAGTCGGAGCGCGCCGCGGTCGCCGACCGGGTGGCGACGGCGCTGCGGGCGGGCGTGGAGCGGGCCGGGCTGGAGCGGGCCGGGGCGGGGGCCCATCCGCCGGTCGTCGTGGTGGGCGTCCCGGGCGGCTGGGCGGCGGCCGGGGCCGGGCTGCGGCACGCCGCGGAGACGGCGGCCGCGGCGCAGGGGCTGAGCGACCGCCCGTGGTACGACGCCCGGCGGCTGGACATCGATCTGCTGCTCTGGCGGCTGCGGGACCATCCGGACCTGGCGGCGTTCGTGGACCGGGCGATCGGCCCGCTGCGCGACCACGACCGCACCTCGCGCCCGCCGCTGCTGCCCACCCTGGAGGCCTATCTCGCCCATGCGGGCCGCAAGGCGGAGACGGCGCGCGAGCTGCATCTGAACCGGCAGACGCTCTACAACCGGCTGGCCCGCATCGGTGAGCTGCTCGGCACCGATCTGGACGACCCGCAGACGGTACTGGCCCTGAGCCTGGCGCTGCGGGCCCGCCGCCACGCCGGCTGA